From one Anguilla rostrata isolate EN2019 chromosome 12, ASM1855537v3, whole genome shotgun sequence genomic stretch:
- the ccnp gene encoding cyclin N-terminal domain-containing protein 2, giving the protein MTQTGFCDSRPLLDLHKKAEERRAPLRTWANTRGPKERRSLAESEEPRGPHCKTAPECRWARRMPVSAEDGIVMGYAEQNGSTDGREEEVLLQCLHGLPGLRVLVPGLLRREMELTMETLGLVHDRTYAWDIFSDMMRSQLHYTFPCMELPRPFTDAARAIVVDWLIQVHEMFNFSEETLYLTVHLLNRAMRQIKVSISNLQLLGMVCLFLAGKKEECLLPEISELCFLMDNSYSKRQLLRMERRVLCELDFELSHCPPLHFLLLTASIAHCSDKVVWMARYLLELSLLENQCVVFQPVQLASAALCLARLVLQEAHSPESETAWCIATSLHICSEPMLQRIMHILAVTASGAQERETRATFVKFSTAKTLQVSGHPGLQSAPYLLGPGGAPVRPQVREGPLKGMRAGETGHYMRTHT; this is encoded by the exons ATGACCCAAACCGGTTTCTGCGATTCCAGGCCACTATTGGACCTACACAAGAAG GCAGAGGAGAGGCGCGCGCCCCTGCGGACCTGGGCCAATACCCGCGGGCCCAAGGAGAGGCGGTCACTGGCCGAGAGCGAGGAGCCCAGGGGGCCGCACTGCAAGACCGCGCCCGAGTGCAGATGG gcaagGAGGATGCCGGTTTCGGCAGAAGATGGTATCGTTATGGGCTATGCAGAGCAGAACGGCTCTACAG ACGGGCGTGAGGAGGAGGTCttgctgcagtgtctgcacgGCCTGCCGGGGCTGCGTGTGCTGGTGCCAGGGCTGTTGCGCAGAGAGATGGAGCTCACCATGGAAACGCTGGGCCTCGTCCATGACAGGACCTATGCCTGGGACATCTTCTCAGACATGATG AGATCTCAGTTGCATTACACCTTTCCGTGCATGGAGCTGCCCCGCCCGTTCACCGATGCTGCTCGTGCCATCGTGGTGGACTGGCTGATCCAGGTCCAT GAGATGTTCAACTTCTCAGAGGAGACTCTCTACCTGACCGTGCACCTGCTGAACCGTGCCATGCGCCAGATCAAGGTGTCCATTTCCAACTTGCAGCTGCTGGGCATGGTCTGCCTCTTCCTGGCCGGCAAGAAGGAGGAGTGCCTGTTGCCGGAG ATCTCTGAGCTGTGTTTCCTGATGGACAACAGTTACAGCAAGCGGCAGCTGCTTCGCATGGAGCGGCGTGTCCTGTGTGAGCTCGACTTTGAGCTGTCCCACTGTCCCCCCTTGCACTTCCTGCTTCTAACGGCCTCCATCGCCCACTGCAGTGACAAG GTGGTGTGGATGGCCCGCTACCTGCTGGAGTTGTCGCTGCTGGAGAACCAGTGTGTTGTGTTCCAGCCTGTGCAGCTGGCCAGTGCTGCGCTCTGCCTGGCCAGGTTGGTACTACAGGAGGCACACAGTCCTGAAAGTGAGACAGCATGGTGTATTGCCACCAGCCTCCACATCTGCAG CGAACCCATGCTCCAGCGAATCATGCACATCCTGGCCGTGACGGCATCTGGGGCGCAGGAACGGGAGACCCGTGCCACCTTTGTGAAGTTCTCGACTGCCAAGACCCTGCAAGTCAGTGGCCACCCCGGCCTGCAGAGTGCCCCTTACCTGCTGGGCCCTGGCGGAGCCCCGGTCAGGCCCCAGGTCCGGGAGGGGCCCCTGAAAGGCATGCGGGCCGGAGAGACGGGCCATTACATGCGAACGCATACCTGA
- the si:ch211-132b12.7 gene encoding CLOCK-interacting pacemaker, which produces MPKEQACLGERVARSSSKNAKDKCNSAALLASRGRAGMEEEASGRASRCSSEKDSGYSDTGSDSLDDQRSSSSGNWRGGGGGAGSGGGASSGGSTPSSCTGELTPIYIIKNLVLKQPLAVQSSSEQLLPGQLTWGGGAGHSSQGPAQLLFIQQPGVASPSPLHVLKPPSRKGGERGGNKNSKGTYLPILNSYPRIAPHPSKKTPEQGKGGGKVSMSEGQSLSKRVCMEERREAVSTTSQTHKQQHHHHKQQDGRPHSHPRASASNFPHPQRHPSPSLPRPRHTRKPPAACPSDSCGLGSPSVSSSEAPAPSSPEAPPTPAPRSPAEALAAVPGSSARQRRFLNTVEILSQSGLLDITLRTQELLRQSAATERDIAQLRHHAHLLCQASQAGLHAPAAWDKLLQAMAESGRYPNLGCLALEVGSGAGPQLAGEEAAAAAAAAAAARGNATANGKSSPVVAVTIVNRDNEATPPSPLLAPTPDPPLDYLEEVLLVPPSHAHAPPSARVHRAKSPPDIVMPPDSSTSGCLL; this is translated from the exons ATGCCGAAGGAGCAAGCCTGCCTCGGGGAGCGGGTGGCCCGCTCCTCCAGCAAGAATGCGAAAGACAAGTGCAacagcgccgccctgctggcctcCCGGGGCAGAGCAGGCATGGAAGAGGAGGCCAGTGGACGGGCCTCGCGATGCAGCTCAGAAAAGGATTCTGGGTATTCTG atACGGGGTCAGACTCACTGGATGACCAGCGCAGCAGTTCGAGTGGGAactggaggggaggagggggcggggctggcagCGGAGGTGGGGCCAGCAGTGGGGGCAGCACCCCTTCATCCTGCACTGGGGAACTCACCCCCATCTACATTATTAAGAACCTGGTGCTGAaacag CCCCTGGCAGTGCAGTCCAGCTCAGAGCAGCTCCTGCCTGGTCAGCTgacctgggggggcggggcaggccaCAGCTCCCAGGGCCCTGCCCAGCTCCTCTTCATCCAGCAGCCGGGCGtggccagcccctcccccctgcatgTCCTGAAGCCCCCGTCCCGGaaggggggtgagagggggggcAACAAGAACAGCAAGGGGACCTACCTCCCCATCCTCAACTCCTACCCCCGCATTGCGCCCCACCCGAGCAAGAAGACCCCCGAGCAGGGCAAGGGGGGTGGGAAGGTGAGCATGAGCGAGGGACAGAGCTTGAGCAAGAGGGTGtgcatggaggagaggagagaggcggTGTCCACCACCTCCCAGACGCAcaagcagcagcaccaccaccacaagCAGCAGGACGGCCGACCCCACTCCCACCCGCGTGCCTCCGCCAGCaacttcccccacccccagcgcCACCCGTCACCCTCCCTGCCGCGCCCCCGCCACACCCGGAAGCCACCCGCCGCCTGCCCTTCCGACTCCTGCGGCCTGGGGTCCCCGTCCGTCTCCAGCTCCGAGGCGCCCGCGCCCTCCTCccccgaggccccgcccacccccgccccccgcagccCGGCCGAAGCGCTGGCTGCGGTCCCCGGCTCCTCGGCCCGCCAGCGGCGCTTCCTCAACACGGTGGAGATCCTGAGCCAGTCGGGGCTGCTGGACATCACCCTGCGCACGCAGGAGCTGCTGCGGCAGAGCGCCGCCACCGAGCGCGACATCGCCCAGCTCCGCCACCACGCCCACCTGCTGTGCCAGGCCTCCCAGGCCGGCCTCCACGCCCCCGCCGCCTGGGACAAGCTGCTGCAGGCCATGGCCGAGTCCGGCCGCTACCCCAACCTCGGTTGCCTGGCCCTGGAGGTCGGGTCGGGAGCAGGACCGCAGCTAGCGGGGGAAGAggctgccgctgccgctgccgctgccgccgccgccagggGCAACGCAACCGCCAACGGGAAGAGCAGCCCGGTCGTCGCTGTCACCATCGTCAACCGCGACAACGAAGCTACCCCGCCTTCCCCTCTCCTTGCCCCCACTCCCGACCCACCCTTAGACTACCTAGAGGAGGTGCTGCTCGTCCCCCCCAGTCATGCCCATGCCCCACCTTCAGCCAGGGTCCACAGGGCCAAGTCCCCCCCAGATATTGTCATGCCACCAGACAGCTCCACCAGTGGCTGCCTGCTTTAA